GGTGATGATCGCGTGCAGCGGCACGTCCCAGATGTCGGCGGGGATAGCAGGCACTTCCTGTACCGACCATGCCACGCCAACACGCCATGCGGCTTCGTAGCGGGCAAAGGCGCGGTCGTAATGGCCGGCGCCTTGCCCGAGCCGATTGAGGCGGCGATCGAAGCCGACCAGCGGGGTGAGGATCACGTCGGGCGCGACTTCGGGGCTGGAGGCATCGGGCTGGCGCAGGCTGAACGGCCCCGCGACGAGCGGCTGACCGAGCACCCAGGCGAGGAACCGGATCGGTGCTGCGCGATCGACGACGAAGGGCAGGGCGAGCGGGCAGCCGAGCGCGGCCGCCGCGGCGGCGAGCTGAGTCGGATCCGCCTCGCTGCCGACCGGGCAATAGGTAGCGACGATCGCGCCGGGCCGGAGCCGTTCGACAAAAGCACCGGGCGCGAGGATCGCGGAGGACGATTCGGAGCCGAAACGGTCTCGTGCGGCGCGGAGCTTGGCGCGGAGCGCGGGCTTGTCGAGAATCATGCGGGAATGCGGTGGCGGGACCGCCATGGCCGTTTGCCAGAATATCC
This genomic stretch from Sphingomonas sp. LM7 harbors:
- a CDS encoding 5-formyltetrahydrofolate cyclo-ligase, producing MILDKPALRAKLRAARDRFGSESSSAILAPGAFVERLRPGAIVATYCPVGSEADPTQLAAAAAALGCPLALPFVVDRAAPIRFLAWVLGQPLVAGPFSLRQPDASSPEVAPDVILTPLVGFDRRLNRLGQGAGHYDRAFARYEAAWRVGVAWSVQEVPAIPADIWDVPLHAIITEEGMLWHTEK